In Magnolia sinica isolate HGM2019 chromosome 12, MsV1, whole genome shotgun sequence, a single genomic region encodes these proteins:
- the LOC131220016 gene encoding enoyl-[acyl-carrier-protein] reductase [NADH] 1, chloroplastic-like — MTLGALTSCALSRQWPRGGASISLTYITAERIILRYGGGMSSAKAALESDTKVLAFEARRRHKIRVNTISASPLRSRAAKAIGFIDMMIDYSSANAGLYHGDFLATAETPLAFNRIKLHSPTSEIFFFFLKNFIAVR, encoded by the exons ATGACTTTGGGAGCATTGACATCTTGTGCACTCTCTCGCCAATGGCCCAGAG GTGGTGCATCAATTTCTCTCACATACATTACTGCCGAAAGGATCATTCTTAG ATATGGTGGGGGCATGAGTTCAGCTAAAGCTGCTCTAGAGAGTGATACCAAG GTGCTTGCATTTGAAGCAAGAAGGCGCCACAAGATTCGAGTTAATACAATATCTGCTA GTCCATTGAGAAGCCGTGCAGCCAAGGCCATTGGATTCATCGACATGATGATTGACTACTCATCAGCCAATGCAGGATTATATCATGGTGATTTCCTGGCAACTGCTGAAACTCCATTAGCTTTTAACAGAATTAAATTGCATTCCCCAACtagtgaaattttttttttttttttaaagaattttattGCAGTGAGATGA
- the LOC131220017 gene encoding probable LRR receptor-like serine/threonine-protein kinase At3g47570: MVSMDIPSSFANWGFMEELFISRNKLNGTILNQVGAAIISLDHNSFTGSLLLEVDNLENIREMDISENKLSGEIPNTLGKCQSMELLYMHGNWFQGTIPESLKNLKGIKGLDLSRNNLSGQIPKYLEEFHFLQNLNLSFNNFEGEVPKGGIFRNASAISVVGNSKLCGGIPELQLPGCLKQASKKREKPLATRRRNSPKKASSPSSTENQWLRVSYADILQATDGFSSANLIGVGSFGSVYKGLRECFETLVAVKVLNLLQQGAFKSFAAECEALRNIWHRNLVKIFTVCSSIDFNGNDFKALVFEYMPNGSLEKWLHPNVDEQPQLRCLNLTQRLNIAIDVASALDYLHHHSKIPIVHRDLKPSNVLLDDDMVGHVGDFGLTRILSEAAEGFSQNQTTTSGIKGSIGYIPPEYGMDGKASTHGDVYSYGILLLEMITRKRPTNDMFRDNQGLHHFAKSNFPEQVMEIIDPTFLFKDTEAIQDSENRNNLRNRMHNCLVSLVNVGVSCSAELPKERMKMRDVVMEMNAIRDLYLEVGIH, translated from the exons ATGGTTTCCATGGACATACCATCAAGTTTTGCAAATTGGGGATTTATGGAAGAATTGTTCATTTCTCGAAATAAGCTCAATGGTACCATCCTCAACCAAGTCGGCGCAGCTATAATCTCCCTGGATCACAATTCATTCACTGGGTCTCTCCTGCTGGAAGTTGATAACTTGGAAAATATTAGGGAGATGGACATCTCAGAGAACAAACTATCAGGTGAAATTCCAAATACGTTGGGAAAGTGTCAAAGCATGGAGTTGCTTTATATGCATGGCAACTGGTTTCAAGGAACCATTCCAGAGTCTCTAAAGAATTTAAAAGGTATCAAAGGGCTTGATCTTTCGCGCAATAACTTGTCTGGGCAGATTCCAAAGTATTTAGAAGAATTTCATTTCTTACAGAATTTGAATTTGTCATTCAATAATTTCGAGGGTGAAGTGCCCAAAGGAGGAATCTTTAGAAATGCCAGCGCAATTTCAGTTGTCGGAAACAGCAAACTCTGTGGAGGTATACCAGAACTACAATTGCCAGGGTGTCTTAAGCAAGCTTCCAAGAAACGAGAAAAACCTCTTGCTACCAGA AGAAGAAATTCTCCAAAGAAAGCTTCTTCTCCATCTTCTACAGAGAATCAGTGGCTACGAGTTTCTTATGCGGATATACTTCAAGCAACAGATGGGTTTTCTTCGGCTAATTTAATTGGTGTGGGAAGTTTCGGTTCTGTGTATAAAGGACTTCGAGAATGCTTTGAAACACTTGTTGCAGTGAAGgtactcaacctcctacaacaaGGAGCTTTTAAGAGTTTTGCAGCTGAATGCGAAGCATTAAGAAACATCTGGCATCGAAATCTTGTCAAGATCTTCACGGTTTGTTCGAGCATTGATTTtaatggcaatgatttcaaagctCTAGTGTTTGAGTACATGCCTAATGGTAGTCTGGAGAAGTGGTTGCATCCAAATGTAGATGAACAACCTCAACTGAGGTGTTTGAATCTTACCCAGAGGCTAAATATAGCCATTGATGTGGCTTCGGCATTAGATTATCTTCATCATCATTCCAAAATACCAATTGTTCATCGAGACCTAAAACCAAGCAATGTTCTTCTTGATGATGATATGGTTGGCCACGTGGGTGACTTTGGTTTAACAAGGATCCTCTCTGAAGCTGCAGAAGGTTTCTCCCAAAATCAAACTACCACATCTGGGATTAAGGGATCGATTGGGTATATTCCTCCAG AGTATGGGATGGACGGTAAGGCGTCCACACATGGAGATGTATACAGTTATGGGATCCTTCTACTCGAGATGATCACTAGAAAGCGACCAACTAATGACATGTTTAGGGACAATCAAGGCCTTCATCACTTTGCAAAGTCAAATTTCCCAGAACAAGTAATGGAGATTATAGATCCAACATTTCTCTTTAAAGATACTGAAGCTATTCAAGACAGTGAAAATCGCAACAATTTGAGAAATAGAATGCATAATTGCTtggtttcattggtcaacgttGGTGTATCGTGTTCTGCGGAATTGCCAAAGGAACGAATGAAGATGAGAGACGTTGTCATGGAAATGAATGCAATTAGAGACTTATATCTGGAGGTTGGGATTCACTGA